The genomic window AGCGGATCCCCATACTCGTGGAAGAAGTGGAGCCGGTGGAGATCCCCGATATACGCAGTCTCCTGCTCTCCCTCGTTCCCATGAACTTCTTTGAGATCTTTCTCTCCTCAGGCTCCTTTCTCCTCCCAGTGGTGCTGGTGGGGTTTTCCTTGGGGAGCATCATCCCTCTCGACTCGTATCTCACGGATCCGTTCGTGGATGTCGTGGATGCCGCCAATAGGGTGTTCTATCTCGTGAATGCCTTCGTGGTGGAGATCCTTCCCTTCGGTTTCGTCGGCGTGGTCGCACACTTCCTCTATTCGTTGAGGGGGGAGACCGACCTCAGTCTCTACGGCAATCTCCTTGGGATGATAGGGGTCTTCGGGGGGATCCTGTTTCTCGTGCTCGTGCTGGTGAGCACGGTGTGGATCCGCCGAGGCACCGGAAGATGGTTCCTCCACCACCTTCCCGCCCTTTTCCTGGGGCTTTTCCCGGGCGACGGCTACTTTCCTCTGGGGTCCCTCATCAGGCTCGGAAAGGAGAACGGGGGGATTCCCCGGAAGGTGGGAGCCCTCGCCTATCCGGTGGGTATCCTGTTCGCGAGGGCGGGAAGCATGGGGGTGATGCTCATCTCGTTCACGGTGCTCCTCTCGTCCTATTCCAGTCTGGGGCTTTCTCCCCTCGATTATCTCTGGCTCGCGGGGATGGGGCTCCTCTTCCTCCCTCTGTTCGGTGCACTCCCCGGGTCTGCGGTGATGGTGGGACTCGTGATGCTCTCCCGCCTGTATGGCAGGGGATTGGACGAGGCCTATCTCATCTTCCGGCCTGTCTTTCCTCTCCTCGTGAGCATGGGCACCCTTCTGGATGTCCTTTGCGTGAGCTTCCTGGGTGAGACCGTGGCGGGGCTCATGGGTGAGCGGGAGCCGATACCGCCGGAGCGTCACATATAGAAACGAAGTCCCAGTCGGAGTCCGACGAGGAGGTGGTGGACGAAGGGTTCTCCATCCCAGACATGGAAGAGGGGGAGTTCGATGTCGGGTCCTACGAGGAGCCCGAACGAGGAGAGTCTCCAGACGAGCTCAGGGGCGATTCTGAGGTAGAGGAGGCGGATCCCGCCGTAGTAGTATTCCATGATACTCGCGGACGGGTCTTCCCCGTACCCTCTGACGGCGAACGGGAACTGGAGAAGGATGCCGCCCCGCATTCCTGCGGAGAGATCTCTCGTCAACGGGAGGTCGTAGGAGAGTTCGAGACTGAGTCCCGGTATCATGAGGAGGCTCGCGTCGGGTGCTTCCAGTTCGGCGGGTGCTGCGGTTTCTCCTGTGAAGAGGTACTCTCCGAACCAGAGGGAGATCCCGGGGATGAGGAAGAGGTCCTCTCCAAGGGGGAGATGGACCGCCCCCTTCAGGAGGTGGGTCACCGGAGGGGGGGCGGCGTCGTCCACCGAGGAAAGACGAATGCCTATGGTGTCGCTGAGCTCGAAGGAGTGGAGGGTGAGCGAGGAGAGGGCCCCCCCTCCTGCCAGGAGTACGACGGCGACCAGTATGCCCCTCGTGGACCTCATGACATAAATGATAACACGTTCAGTAGCTCTTTGCAAAAAGGGCGATGTGTCGCGCCGGTTCTCCGGTGAGGATATCATTCTTCCCGGAGGCCTTCTCCTCGTTGCCGAACTCCAGGACCCGTATGGTGGCCTTTGTCTCTTCCTTGATTCTGGCCTCGACGTCGGGAGACCCTGACCACGGGGCGAAGACGAACCCACCGTCCTCGATGATCCGCTTGAAGGAGTCATAATCTTCCACGTAGTGGGTGTGCTCGTCCCTGAAGTCCTTTGCCCGCCGGAAGAGGGTCTTCTGGATCTCCTCGAGGAGCACGGGGATCTCCTCGGGAAGCCGGGAGACGGACACAGCCCTCTTCTCTCCGGTATCCCTGCGTACGAGCACGGCCTTCTCCTGTTCCATGTCCCGAGGGCCCACCTCCACTCTGATGGGGACTCCTCTCAGTTCCCATTCGGCGAACTTCCACCCCGGAGAGTTCTGGTCGTCGAGATCCATCTCCACCGAAAGTCCCGCCTCGGCCAGCCGGCCGAAGACCCTTTTTGCGTAGTCGGCCACCTGGTCCACGGTTTTCTTGGTATAGATGGGGATGATGACCGCCTGGGTGGGGGCGATACGGGGAGGAAGCACGAGACCCCTGTCATCCGAGTGCGCCATGATCACCGCCCCGATGAGTCTGGTGGAGACCCCCCAGGATGTCGCCCAGACATAGTCGAGGGTGCCCGCCTGGGTCTGGAATGTCACGTCGAATGCCTTGGCGAAGTTCTGACCCAGAAAGTGGCTCGTGCCTGCCTGGAGGGCCTTCTTGTCCTGCATCATGGCCTCGATGGAGTAGGTGGTGACCGCTCCTGCGAACTTCTCGGATTCGGTTTTCCTCCCGTAGAAGACCGGCAGGGCAAGGTATTCCTCGGCGAATTCCCGGTAGACGTGGAGCATCCTGAGTGCCTCTTCCTCGGCCTCTTCCCTGGTGGCGTGGGCGGTGTGTCCCTCCTGCCAGAGGAATTCGGTGGTGCGGAGGAAGAGCCTCGTCCGTTTCTCCCATCTCACCACGTTGGCCCACTGGTTGATGAGGAGCGGAAGATCCCGGTACGACTGTATCCACTTCTTGTACATGCTCCAGATGATGGTCTCCGAAGTGGGACGAACCACCAGGGGTTCTTCCAATGCCTCGCCTCCACCATGGGTGACCACTGCGAGTTCAGGGGAGAACCCTTCCACGTGCTCCGCTTCCTTGTGGAGGAAACTCTCGGGGATGAGGAGGGGAAAGTAGGCGTTCTGATGTCCTGTCTCCTTGAACATGCGGTCGAGCTGTGACTGGATCTTCTCCCAGATCGCATATCCCCGCGGTCGGATGACCATACACCCTTTCACCGGACTGTAGTCTGCGAGCTGGGCCTTGAGCACGATGTCGACGAACCAGTCGGAATAGCTCACCTCTCTCGGGGTAATCTGTTCAGCCATCGTTCCTCTCTTCTTTGATAGGGAATGTGAACGTGCGGTGCGGAAGGATTGTACTGTGAGGATGAAGTCTATGTCAAGAAATGGATTATGGTGTAATGGTCTCCACCATGTAACGGATGGAGGGACCGGTGGGAGCGTAGATCGTCTTCTCAATCACGAAGACGAGGGAGACATCGTCGGGGGCGAGGATGACCTGGCGGATCCTGTACTCCTGGACCCCCTTGCGATAGTAGTTGGGCCTTCCCACGAGATAGGTTCTGTGCTTCCCATCTCTTCCCGTGATGACGACCTGGAGGTGGAAGGCGGCTTCCGATGTCTCCTTGCTCCCCCTCTGGGTCTGAATGAGGGTGACCCGATAGAGGGTGGAGGTGTAGAAGTCCCTGAACTCGAGGTATTCCTTCGGTCGCTCCCCGTCGAGCAGTATGTAGAGGAGCCTCCCCTGACGGAGGTGATCGATCCGGTGTTTTTCCACGAGGGGGAGGGCGTCGTAGAGCAGGGCGAGGAGGGCTCCGATGCTTTCCTGCCCCGGAAGGAGCGAGACGGCGAAGGTTTTCCGCTGGATTCCCGCCGGGACGAACTCGTTCCGAGGTACGTCCACGAGATAGAGTTCGGCGTAGGGATGGGATGTCTCTTCCTCCACGCCGTGTACGCCGAAGAGGAAGTACCGACCGTCGGGTGAGAATCCCAGGTTGAGGAAGGCGGCGGCGTCCCCCGCCGAGAGCGTGAGGGGGATGAGTGAGAGCACGAGCGCAAGAAGGGCGCGTTTCATCGTCATGGGCCTCCCTTTTTAGAGTATCGAACCCTCTTCCTGTTACTATAGTGTTTTCGTGACAAAAAGTATATCATCTTTTCGATGACGCTTCAGCAGAGGAATATCGTGATCACAGGAGCCCAGATCGCCCTCGCGGCGGTGTTCCTGGTCTCTGTTTCGATCGCCGTACGGGTACGGGGGCTCGAAGGTGTTCCCGGCGGGGATGAGGCCCTGCCGATCCTCCTCTCGGCGCTCCTGCTCTCGTTGAGCGGATTCATCGGACTGCAGGTGGTGCGGTACCTCTTCGCACGTTCGGTTTCCCCCGAGATCTATTTTTTCCTCCTGTTCCTTTTCTCGGTGGGGATGGGGGGAGTGAAGGCGCTCGCCTGGTATGCCCATCGGACGGGAGGGCCCCTTTTCCTCCAGGTCTTCGCGGTGAGGATCCTCTACTGGAGCTACTTCTTCGGTCTTGCGAGCCTGGGCGCGGCATCCCTCTATGCCCTTGGGTTTCCGTATCCCAGGGTGGGACGGCTTTCCCTGGGTATCGGACTTGCCGGCGCGCTTCTCGCCTGGACGCTTCCCCTCTCCAATACACACTTTCTCGCGTACGCGGGTCTCTTCCCCCCTCTCGACCTCCCGTCGTACGGTCTCCTCGTCGGCATGCTCACGATGGGCACGCTCGCGGGTTTTTTGACCGCATATCTCGTCCATGCCCCGCGGCCCCTCCTCCAGGGGACGACGGGGGCGTTTTCCATGGTGGCCGGGTATACGGTGGTCTTCTACGGGTGGTTCGAGGAAGGAGGACTGCTCCTCGGCCTCTTCTTTCTCATCACGGGGATGGTCCTCTACGGGAGGGAGCACTACAGGGTCACGGTGACAGGCGCGCCTCGTCTCTAGGACGAGAAGAAGATGCTCGCGATGAGCCCGGTTCCCACGGGAAGGAGTATGTTGTCGAGATCGTCCACCGGGACGAGTTCCAGGAGCGTGGCGCTCAGCGCGATGGCCGCCGCTTCCCCAGGATGGCGGGTGAGGGGAAAGGCTGCCGCATACACGGCGAGGAAGCACGCGAAGGCTCCGGTTATGGTTTTGCCGCCGGTGCCGGGGATCCTGGGACCTCCAAGGCTCCGTCCCATGAGGCTTGCGAATCCGTCACCGAAGGCCAGGGCATAGATGGCGATGGTAGCCGCTGGTGCGGGATAGAGGAGGAGGGCCAGCATGGCGCCGAGTCCGAGGGTCACCGGACCAAGGACGAAGCGGTCCCTGTCCCTCTCCCGCGAGGCCCACTCGGTGATGAGCGAGATGAGACCTACTCTCCTTCCGGAGATGCGGAGGGCCTCCGCAAGGGTGTAGGCCGTCACCCCGAGGGCCAGGAGGATGATGGTGGGAAGGGCGCCGAGGGTGTTCGCCACTCCGGGGGAGAGGGCGATGGACATGTGAAGGGACTTCCTCAACACTTCCTGTTGTACCGGTCGATCGAGTACGTACTGGCTGATCATCTTCACTCCTCGGGGGAAGACTCTGCAATAATCGTGCCATAGAGAGGAGGAATGCGTGCCTTTTATCTCTTTTTTCCATAAGCAATTGTCGAATGGTCGTTCCGGAGGATGGAGGGGATGGCCACTTGTGTATCTTTTTGTATACGGAAGGCTTCAAAAAGTACTACACGCCGTCGCCGAAGCAGGTGCCCACGGCACGGGCCGTGTCGATGAGGGGATGGTCAGGGGGGACGGTCTTCAGTTTTTCCGCCACCTCTCCGAGCGGGATGGCGACCACCTCTCCGTCCCGCAGGGCCACCATCTTCCCGTAGTCGCCTCGATAGAGGAGTTCCGCGGCCGCGGTCCCGAACCTGGTGGCGAGAAGCCGGTCGTAGGGTGAAGGCGTCCCTCCTCGCTGGAGATAGCCGAGCACGGTGACGCGGGTCTCCATACCGGTGGCTTCCTGGATGAGGTGGGCCACCTCGTAGCCCTTGGTGGGGAAGCGGTTCTTCTTGCGCCTCTTTTTCCTCTCCTCTTTTGACATGAGCGACTCTTCGCGCGAGAGGGCCCCTTCAGCGACCACGACGATGGAGAATTCCTTTCCTCGTTGCTGTCGGGTCTGGAGGTGGTGGACGATGTGAGCCAGGTCGTAGGGGATCTCGGGGATGAGGATGATATCCCCGCCCCCTGCGATCCCTGCATAGAGGGCGAGCCACCCTGCCTTGTGGCCCATGACTTCGATCACCATGACCCGATTGTGCGCGTGGGCCGTGGAGTGAAGGCGATCGATGGCCTCGGTGGCGATGTCGACGGCACTGTGGAAGCCGAAGGTGACGTCGGTGCCCCAGATGTCGTTGTCAATGGTCTTGGGAAGTCCTATGACGTTGAGACCCGCCTGTTGAAGGAGGTAGGCGGTCTTGTGCGTGCCGTTGCCTCCCAGGACCACCAGACAGTCGAGGTGGAGTTTGTGGTAGTTCTCGATGATGGCCTCCACTTTCCGGCTCCCCGCTTCGGAATCCTTCTCTCCAGGATCGGGCTTGAAAGGTTTCTCTCGGGAGGTCCCGAGGATGGTCCCGCCCCTCGTGAGGATGCCGTCGAAGTCCCGAGGATGGAGGAGCCGCGCGTCCCCCTCTATGAGTCCGCGGTATCCGTGGGAGATGCCGATGATGCTCATGCCGTACCGCCAGTAGGCCGCCTTGGTGACCCCTCGAATGGCGGCGTTGAGTCCGGGGCAGTCGCCCCCACTCGTGAGGATCCCGAAGGTGCGGGTCGCGGGACGTTTCATGAGGCCTCCATGACAGGGTCGGGGTAACGCTTCCTGATCTGTTGGATGTTGGGATGGATGGAGAGGAAGGTCTCCACGAGCGAGGGATCGAAGGCTGTACCCGCAAGACGTTGGATTTCTTCGAGGGCCTTCTCCTCTTCCCAGGCCTCCTTGTAGCAGCGCCGGCAGGTGAGGGCGTCGTAGGTGTCGGCGATGGCCACGATCCTCCCGAGGAGGGGGATCTCCTCTCCCGCGAGTGGCCGCCGGGTCTCGAGTCGGAGTTCTCCGGTGGCGGGGTCGAGGACCCCTGGATACCCGGTCCCGTCCCAGCGCTCGTGGTGCGTGAGGGCGATCTCGAACGAGGCCTGGTCGAACTCCGAGGATCGATCGATGAAGAGTTCTCCGCCTCTCCAGGTGTGTGTCTCCATGACGCTCCGTTCCTCGGGTGTGAGGGGACCGGGTTTCTTGAGGATGCTGTCGGGTACGGCCACCTTGCCTGCATCGTGGAGCATGGCGCTCATCCTCAGAATGTCACGGGTGTGGATCACCTCCTGGAGCGGGACGGAGTGAGAGATGGCCCACGCTTCGTAGAGTTCAACGGCATAGGCGGCCACGCGGTTGACGTGGGCGCCCGTCTCGTGCGGATCCCTCATCTGGGCCATGCGGATCATCCTGAGGATGATCTGTCGCATCATGCGGGCCTGCTGGAGGGAATAGGAGGCGGCGAGACAGAGCTGTGAGACCGCCTCGAGATCCACGCGGGTGAAGGTTCGGATCCTGCCCGCGGTGTCTTTGGCGTTGATGAGCTGGAGGACGCCCAGGAGGTCACGTTGCGGGGTGAGGAGGGGGATGGTGAGCGTGGAGACGGTTCTGTAGCCGGCCACCTTGTCCATGGTGGCTTCGAACCGGTAGGGGGCCTCGGGAGAGATCTGGTAGACGTCCTCTATGATGAGGGGTTCCCGGGTGAGCGCCACGTATCCTGCGATGCTCTTCGCACTGATGGGGAGGGCGAATATCTCGTAGATGAGCTTCCGGCCGGGAGGGAGGTTCTTTTCCAGGGTGGCGTTCTGGGAGTAGGCGATCTTCAGGGCGTTTCCTTCTCTCAGATAGATGGAACCGGCGTCGGCGCCGGTGATGGTACGGGCGTGCCGCAGTATGGTCTCGAGGAGCATGTCGAGATCCTTGAGATGAAGGAGGGAGAGCCCTCTCTCCTCGGTGGAGGGCTGCGGCTCGGGGTTCATGATTCCTCCCTCCTTCGATTATGAGTCGGAAGGGATGCCTTGCTCAAGGGGTGGGGCGGGTGCGGGCGGCGTTCCGGAAGGTGAAGGCGAGGAGGCCTGCGAAATAGAGGACGAGTATGGCCATGGTGATCCAGTAGAGCGAGGGGGTTCCCGTGAGGTAGCCGTAGACCGGAAGGTTGAGGACGACGAGGAGGGGGAGGCCCATGACGAGGCCCACGCCGCTTCCGAAGACGAGGTTCTCGGCGGCGTGGGAGGAGAAGAGGGGATCCACTTCCCGGATGAGGGCGAGGCCGGTCGAGATGGTGCCGGTGATGTTGCCGTAGACCGCCGTGGCGTTCTCCTTCCAGTGGTGGTGGTAGATGCGTCGT from Spirochaeta thermophila DSM 6192 includes these protein-coding regions:
- a CDS encoding cation:dicarboxylate symporter family transporter, which produces MKIWLKILLAVLLGGALGLLLPLDDTTGEILSFVRDVVVGLGRLFLLPLVATGVIIGTYELKREGRIGEILGRLFLVVCAVDIGVVLLALLSSGFLPLERIPILVEEVEPVEIPDIRSLLLSLVPMNFFEIFLSSGSFLLPVVLVGFSLGSIIPLDSYLTDPFVDVVDAANRVFYLVNAFVVEILPFGFVGVVAHFLYSLRGETDLSLYGNLLGMIGVFGGILFLVLVLVSTVWIRRGTGRWFLHHLPALFLGLFPGDGYFPLGSLIRLGKENGGIPRKVGALAYPVGILFARAGSMGVMLISFTVLLSSYSSLGLSPLDYLWLAGMGLLFLPLFGALPGSAVMVGLVMLSRLYGRGLDEAYLIFRPVFPLLVSMGTLLDVLCVSFLGETVAGLMGEREPIPPERHI
- the proS gene encoding proline--tRNA ligase; amino-acid sequence: MAEQITPREVSYSDWFVDIVLKAQLADYSPVKGCMVIRPRGYAIWEKIQSQLDRMFKETGHQNAYFPLLIPESFLHKEAEHVEGFSPELAVVTHGGGEALEEPLVVRPTSETIIWSMYKKWIQSYRDLPLLINQWANVVRWEKRTRLFLRTTEFLWQEGHTAHATREEAEEEALRMLHVYREFAEEYLALPVFYGRKTESEKFAGAVTTYSIEAMMQDKKALQAGTSHFLGQNFAKAFDVTFQTQAGTLDYVWATSWGVSTRLIGAVIMAHSDDRGLVLPPRIAPTQAVIIPIYTKKTVDQVADYAKRVFGRLAEAGLSVEMDLDDQNSPGWKFAEWELRGVPIRVEVGPRDMEQEKAVLVRRDTGEKRAVSVSRLPEEIPVLLEEIQKTLFRRAKDFRDEHTHYVEDYDSFKRIIEDGGFVFAPWSGSPDVEARIKEETKATIRVLEFGNEEKASGKNDILTGEPARHIALFAKSY
- a CDS encoding DUF2259 domain-containing protein, translated to MKRALLALVLSLIPLTLSAGDAAAFLNLGFSPDGRYFLFGVHGVEEETSHPYAELYLVDVPRNEFVPAGIQRKTFAVSLLPGQESIGALLALLYDALPLVEKHRIDHLRQGRLLYILLDGERPKEYLEFRDFYTSTLYRVTLIQTQRGSKETSEAAFHLQVVITGRDGKHRTYLVGRPNYYRKGVQEYRIRQVILAPDDVSLVFVIEKTIYAPTGPSIRYMVETITP
- a CDS encoding diacylglycerol/polyprenol kinase family protein is translated as MISQYVLDRPVQQEVLRKSLHMSIALSPGVANTLGALPTIILLALGVTAYTLAEALRISGRRVGLISLITEWASRERDRDRFVLGPVTLGLGAMLALLLYPAPAATIAIYALAFGDGFASLMGRSLGGPRIPGTGGKTITGAFACFLAVYAAAFPLTRHPGEAAAIALSATLLELVPVDDLDNILLPVGTGLIASIFFSS
- a CDS encoding 6-phosphofructokinase — protein: MKRPATRTFGILTSGGDCPGLNAAIRGVTKAAYWRYGMSIIGISHGYRGLIEGDARLLHPRDFDGILTRGGTILGTSREKPFKPDPGEKDSEAGSRKVEAIIENYHKLHLDCLVVLGGNGTHKTAYLLQQAGLNVIGLPKTIDNDIWGTDVTFGFHSAVDIATEAIDRLHSTAHAHNRVMVIEVMGHKAGWLALYAGIAGGGDIILIPEIPYDLAHIVHHLQTRQQRGKEFSIVVVAEGALSREESLMSKEERKKRRKKNRFPTKGYEVAHLIQEATGMETRVTVLGYLQRGGTPSPYDRLLATRFGTAAAELLYRGDYGKMVALRDGEVVAIPLGEVAEKLKTVPPDHPLIDTARAVGTCFGDGV
- a CDS encoding GAF and HD-GYP domain-containing protein, giving the protein MNPEPQPSTEERGLSLLHLKDLDMLLETILRHARTITGADAGSIYLREGNALKIAYSQNATLEKNLPPGRKLIYEIFALPISAKSIAGYVALTREPLIIEDVYQISPEAPYRFEATMDKVAGYRTVSTLTIPLLTPQRDLLGVLQLINAKDTAGRIRTFTRVDLEAVSQLCLAASYSLQQARMMRQIILRMIRMAQMRDPHETGAHVNRVAAYAVELYEAWAISHSVPLQEVIHTRDILRMSAMLHDAGKVAVPDSILKKPGPLTPEERSVMETHTWRGGELFIDRSSEFDQASFEIALTHHERWDGTGYPGVLDPATGELRLETRRPLAGEEIPLLGRIVAIADTYDALTCRRCYKEAWEEEKALEEIQRLAGTAFDPSLVETFLSIHPNIQQIRKRYPDPVMEAS